A DNA window from Cobetia marina contains the following coding sequences:
- a CDS encoding SulP family inorganic anion transporter, translated as MSEPSELTNARSRGALARWLPLAGWLAQYDRQSLGRDLLAAVIVSVMLVPQALAYALLAGLPAQVGLYASMLPLVLYALFGTSSTLAVGPVAIISLMTASAIAGMSGADGAALSTPEMLAAALLLALISGAMLVAMGLLRLGALVNFISHPVISGFMTASGVLIIASQLGPMSSLRLSGGNLLEMGESWLSLPQGAGVHWPTLALGLGCWAALTLARRHLKQGLMALGMRESAAGMLCKTTPILAVILSSLLAWGLRLGEQGMALVGSVPGGLPTLSLPSLVSNDWSGLLVSALLISVVGFVESLALAQTLAARRRQRIDPDKELIALGLSNMGAGVSGGMPISGGLSRSVVNFDAGAATPLAGAFTAIGILLASLWLTDWLAWLPRATLAAIIIVATSSLIDLAAIRRTFRYSKGDGTALMITLIITLVQGVESGIIVGILVSLGLYLKRTSQPHSALVGRVPGSEHFRNVERHEVETDPELAILRIDESLYFANARYLEDTVLALVAQQPSLRHLVLACQAVNLIDASALESLEVINERLTAAGVSLHLSEVKGPVMDRLKRSELPANLGGEIYLSTFDAWQALSIHGSHCGQCCARDGVSQTAAAG; from the coding sequence ATGTCTGAGCCGTCCGAGCTGACCAACGCACGCTCGCGCGGCGCGCTGGCCCGCTGGCTGCCGCTGGCGGGTTGGCTTGCCCAGTATGATCGCCAGAGCCTCGGGCGAGATCTGCTCGCGGCGGTGATCGTCAGTGTCATGCTGGTGCCGCAGGCACTCGCCTATGCGCTGCTGGCGGGGCTGCCGGCGCAGGTCGGCCTGTATGCCAGCATGTTGCCGCTGGTGCTGTATGCGCTGTTCGGCACCAGCAGCACGCTGGCTGTCGGGCCGGTGGCGATCATCTCGTTGATGACGGCGTCCGCCATCGCAGGCATGAGCGGTGCCGATGGTGCCGCGCTCTCGACGCCCGAGATGCTCGCCGCTGCGCTGCTGCTGGCGCTCATCTCCGGTGCCATGCTGGTGGCGATGGGGCTGTTGCGGTTGGGGGCGCTGGTGAATTTCATCAGCCACCCGGTGATCTCCGGGTTCATGACGGCCTCCGGTGTCCTGATCATCGCCAGCCAGCTCGGGCCCATGAGCAGCCTGCGCCTGAGTGGCGGCAATCTGCTCGAGATGGGGGAGTCGTGGCTGTCATTGCCGCAAGGGGCCGGCGTGCATTGGCCGACACTGGCCCTCGGGCTGGGCTGCTGGGCCGCCCTGACGCTGGCGCGTCGTCATCTCAAGCAGGGCCTGATGGCCCTCGGGATGCGCGAGAGCGCGGCGGGCATGCTGTGCAAGACCACGCCGATCCTCGCCGTCATCCTGTCCAGTCTGCTGGCCTGGGGGCTGCGGCTTGGCGAGCAGGGCATGGCACTGGTCGGCAGCGTGCCCGGCGGCTTGCCCACCCTGAGCCTGCCGTCCCTTGTCAGCAATGACTGGTCGGGACTGCTGGTGTCGGCGCTGCTGATCAGCGTGGTCGGCTTCGTCGAGTCGCTGGCACTGGCCCAGACCCTCGCCGCGCGTCGGCGTCAGCGCATCGACCCCGACAAGGAGCTGATCGCGCTGGGGCTCTCCAACATGGGCGCAGGCGTCAGCGGCGGCATGCCCATCTCGGGCGGGCTGTCGCGCTCGGTGGTCAACTTCGATGCCGGGGCCGCCACGCCACTGGCGGGGGCCTTCACGGCCATCGGCATTCTGCTCGCCAGTCTGTGGTTGACGGACTGGCTGGCGTGGCTGCCACGCGCGACGCTGGCGGCCATCATCATCGTCGCCACCAGCAGTCTGATCGACCTCGCGGCGATCAGGCGCACCTTCCGCTACTCGAAGGGCGATGGGACGGCCCTGATGATCACGCTGATCATCACCCTCGTGCAGGGGGTGGAGAGCGGCATCATCGTCGGCATCCTCGTGTCACTGGGGCTCTATCTCAAGCGCACCAGCCAGCCGCACAGTGCGCTGGTCGGACGCGTGCCGGGCAGTGAGCACTTTCGCAATGTCGAGCGACATGAGGTCGAGACCGACCCGGAGCTGGCGATACTGCGCATCGATGAGAGCCTGTATTTCGCCAATGCGCGCTATCTGGAAGACACCGTGCTGGCGCTGGTAGCACAGCAGCCGTCGCTCAGGCATCTGGTGCTGGCCTGCCAGGCGGTCAACCTGATCGATGCCTCCGCGCTGGAAAGTCTGGAAGTCATCAATGAACGCCTGACGGCAGCCGGGGTGTCGCTGCATCTGAGTGAAGTGAAGGGCCCGGTGATGGATCGCCTCAAGCGCTCTGAACTGCCGGCCAATCTCGGCGGCGAGATCTATCTCAGCACCTTCGATGCCTGGCAGGCACTGAGCATCCACGGCAGCCATTGTGGCCAGTGCTGCGCACGGGATGGGGTCAGCCAGACGGCTGCGGCCGGCTGA
- a CDS encoding aldehyde dehydrogenase family protein — protein sequence MSATSMHKLDQQFINNEWVKSHGERRLAVTNPFEETVIAEVTAGDARDVEAAVTAAANAFEGWQALSGAERAVYLEAFAEGLTSRREALVEMSCRNNGKIRAETEIDLDDAIGCYRYYAEQARALDARQGAVVAHDVEGYAAHSYQEPAGVVGLITPWNFPLVTSAWKVAPALAAGCTLVIKPSEVTPLPEQVMAEIALEAGLPAGVFNLLHGDGEGIGAPLTRHPRIDKISFTGSNVVGEKVMQAAACGTRGVSLELGGKSAIIVLEDADIDDAADWVMAGIYFNAGQICSATSRLLVHEAIADDLHTALASRIDALVLGDPLDAATQMGPMTSSRQRDTVLGYLNVAREEGLTALRDDTHRSLPTKGYFVAPTLYTDVPVESRLWREEIFGPVLCSRRVADEAEAIRLANDSDFGLVATVVSGDAKRAQQVGRRLRAGVVWYNSEQLPLVQASWGGFKRSGIGRELGPWGLAGYLEVKHIIGPVLD from the coding sequence ATGTCAGCTACTTCAATGCACAAGCTCGATCAGCAGTTCATCAACAACGAGTGGGTCAAGTCCCACGGCGAGCGCCGTCTGGCGGTCACCAATCCTTTCGAGGAAACCGTCATCGCCGAGGTGACGGCGGGGGATGCGCGTGATGTGGAGGCCGCCGTCACGGCGGCTGCCAATGCCTTCGAGGGCTGGCAGGCACTGAGTGGCGCCGAGCGTGCCGTCTATCTGGAGGCCTTCGCCGAGGGGCTGACATCTCGCCGGGAAGCGCTGGTGGAAATGTCATGCCGCAACAATGGCAAGATTCGCGCAGAGACCGAGATCGATCTCGATGACGCCATCGGCTGCTACCGCTATTACGCCGAGCAGGCACGCGCGCTGGATGCCCGTCAGGGCGCGGTGGTAGCGCATGATGTCGAAGGCTATGCGGCGCACAGCTATCAGGAGCCGGCCGGCGTGGTGGGACTGATCACGCCGTGGAACTTCCCGCTGGTCACCAGCGCCTGGAAGGTCGCGCCGGCGCTCGCCGCGGGCTGCACCCTGGTGATCAAGCCGTCTGAAGTGACGCCGTTGCCGGAGCAGGTGATGGCCGAGATCGCCCTGGAAGCCGGACTGCCGGCAGGCGTGTTCAACCTGCTGCACGGCGATGGCGAAGGCATCGGCGCGCCGCTGACGCGTCATCCGCGCATCGACAAGATATCCTTCACCGGCAGCAATGTGGTCGGCGAGAAGGTCATGCAGGCGGCGGCCTGCGGTACGCGTGGGGTGTCACTGGAACTGGGCGGCAAGTCAGCGATCATCGTGCTGGAAGATGCCGACATCGACGACGCCGCTGACTGGGTGATGGCCGGCATCTACTTCAATGCCGGGCAGATCTGCTCCGCCACCTCGCGCCTGCTGGTGCATGAGGCCATCGCCGATGACCTGCACACCGCCCTGGCCAGTCGTATCGACGCGCTGGTGCTGGGTGACCCGCTGGACGCCGCGACCCAGATGGGCCCGATGACCAGCTCCCGTCAACGTGACACCGTGCTGGGCTATCTCAATGTGGCGCGCGAGGAAGGTCTGACGGCGCTGCGCGATGATACCCATCGCAGCCTGCCGACCAAGGGCTACTTCGTGGCGCCGACGCTTTACACCGATGTCCCGGTGGAAAGCCGTCTGTGGCGTGAGGAGATCTTCGGGCCGGTGCTGTGCTCACGTCGCGTGGCGGATGAGGCCGAGGCGATTCGCCTCGCCAACGACAGCGATTTCGGGCTGGTGGCCACGGTGGTCAGTGGTGATGCCAAGCGCGCCCAGCAGGTCGGCCGCCGTCTGCGCGCAGGCGTGGTGTGGTACAACAGCGAGCAGCTACCGCTGGTACAGGCCAGCTGGGGTGGCTTCAAGCGCAGCGGCATCGGCCGTGAACTGGGCCCGTGGGGCCTGGCGGGCTATCTGGAGGTCAAGCACATCATCGGGCCGGTACTTGACTGA
- a CDS encoding 5-guanidino-2-oxopentanoate decarboxylase: MTCAELLIRLLRDTYGVDTVFGIPGVHTVELYRGLEPDADPAARTIRHVTPRHEQGAGFMADGYARSTGKPGVCFIITGPGMTNITTAMGQALADSIPMLVISSVNRSDTLGRGQGRLHELPSQQQLISGVARFSHTLLDPSALPEVLARAFALFEGARPGPVHLEIPIDLFNAEIPLPAGRSTHDVTRSRIGRLAPDPTLIDEAVALLTGAERPLVLLGGGCVAAPEAARQLVEALDAPTVTTINAKGLLGSAHPLDLGANAALPAVRELARDADVVLAIGTELGETDYDVVFDDGFVIGGELIRIDIDPEQLARNHAAALGIVADASLALETLADRLTDLEGSPQGTRRGAQITAATLEALALPTDPAFAPYVPLFDTLQQALPEAIWVGDSCATVYAANHLLSQPAPRRYFNASTGYGTLGYGLPAAMGATLGRPDLPVIALVGDGGIMFTLSELACAVEEQLPVVIVLWHNQGYEEIRRFMDNAGVTRLGVDIQAPDFQLLARGFGCAAVAIDSPQALQVALDERDASAPLLVEIDAAGWQRSIAG; encoded by the coding sequence ATGACCTGTGCTGAACTCCTGATCCGACTGCTGCGTGACACCTACGGCGTCGATACCGTCTTCGGTATTCCCGGCGTACATACCGTCGAACTCTACCGGGGCCTGGAGCCGGATGCCGATCCCGCTGCGCGCACCATTCGCCACGTCACCCCGCGCCATGAACAGGGCGCCGGCTTCATGGCCGATGGCTATGCCCGCAGCACCGGCAAGCCCGGAGTGTGCTTCATCATCACCGGCCCGGGGATGACCAACATCACCACCGCGATGGGCCAGGCGCTGGCCGACTCCATCCCGATGCTGGTGATCTCCAGCGTCAATCGCTCCGACACCCTCGGGCGTGGCCAGGGGCGTCTGCATGAGCTGCCGAGCCAGCAGCAGCTGATCTCGGGCGTGGCGCGCTTCAGCCACACCCTGCTCGACCCGTCCGCGCTGCCGGAAGTGCTGGCCCGTGCCTTTGCGCTGTTCGAAGGTGCCCGCCCCGGCCCGGTGCATCTCGAGATTCCCATTGACCTGTTCAATGCCGAGATTCCACTGCCTGCCGGTCGTAGCACCCATGACGTCACGCGCTCACGCATCGGGCGCCTCGCGCCGGACCCGACGCTGATCGACGAGGCCGTGGCCCTTCTGACAGGCGCCGAGCGCCCGCTGGTACTGCTGGGCGGTGGCTGTGTCGCCGCGCCCGAGGCCGCGCGTCAACTGGTGGAGGCGCTGGATGCCCCCACCGTCACCACCATCAATGCCAAGGGCCTTCTCGGCAGCGCCCACCCGCTGGATCTCGGCGCCAATGCCGCACTGCCTGCGGTACGCGAGCTGGCGCGCGACGCCGATGTGGTGCTGGCGATCGGCACCGAGCTTGGCGAGACCGATTACGACGTGGTGTTTGATGATGGCTTCGTGATCGGCGGCGAGTTGATCCGCATCGATATCGACCCCGAGCAGCTGGCGCGCAATCATGCCGCCGCGCTGGGTATCGTCGCCGATGCCAGCCTGGCGCTGGAGACGCTCGCCGATCGACTGACTGACCTCGAAGGCAGCCCCCAAGGCACACGTCGCGGCGCGCAGATCACCGCCGCGACGCTGGAAGCGCTTGCCCTGCCGACCGACCCGGCCTTCGCGCCCTACGTGCCGCTGTTCGACACCCTCCAGCAAGCGCTGCCGGAGGCCATCTGGGTCGGCGATTCCTGCGCCACGGTCTACGCAGCCAACCACCTGCTCAGCCAGCCGGCACCGCGCCGTTACTTCAATGCCTCCACCGGCTACGGCACGCTCGGCTACGGCCTGCCCGCCGCGATGGGCGCGACACTCGGCCGCCCGGACCTGCCGGTGATCGCGCTGGTCGGCGATGGCGGCATCATGTTCACGCTGTCGGAACTCGCCTGCGCGGTAGAAGAACAGCTGCCGGTGGTGATCGTGCTGTGGCACAACCAAGGCTATGAGGAGATTCGCCGCTTCATGGACAACGCCGGCGTCACGCGCCTGGGCGTCGACATCCAGGCCCCCGACTTCCAGCTGCTGGCCCGCGGCTTCGGCTGCGCCGCCGTCGCCATCGATTCACCGCAGGCGCTGCAGGTCGCCTTGGACGAGCGCGACGCTAGCGCCCCGCTGCTGGTGGAAATCGACGCGGCCGGGTGGCAGCGCTCGATCGCCGGCTGA
- a CDS encoding NAD(P)/FAD-dependent oxidoreductase, with protein sequence MNNPASDSASSPSPSPATRGETTVTVPPNAHKVVILGGGAGGIAVAASLLKRQAGMDIAIVEPSEQHSYQPGWTMVGGGIFTPESTRRPMSTVMPKGVHWYRESVVGIDADAHEVTLGDGRKLRYERLVVAIGLELDWAAIEGLEETLGKNGVTSNYRYDLAPYTWQLVQSLRSGRALFTQPPMPIKCAGAPQKAMYLSCDHWQREDVLGQLEVTFHNAGGVMFGVPAYVPALEEAVKGYGIEVQFHQRLIAVDGEAQTARFEVAAAEEGGEPQIVEQSFDMLHVVPPQKAPALIKDSGLANAAGWLELEPETLQHITHPDIFGLGDISGTSNAKTAAAVRKQAPVVVENLLATLAGDSLAAGYRGYGSCPLTVENGRIVLAEFGYGGELQPTFPKWLNDGTRPTRLAWQLKARGLPFIYWNLMLKGHEWLARPASRDV encoded by the coding sequence ATGAACAATCCCGCCAGCGATTCAGCCTCATCACCGTCACCGTCACCAGCAACCAGGGGCGAGACGACCGTCACGGTGCCCCCCAATGCCCACAAGGTGGTGATTCTGGGAGGAGGGGCCGGCGGGATTGCCGTGGCAGCCAGCCTGCTCAAGCGTCAGGCCGGCATGGATATCGCCATCGTCGAGCCATCGGAGCAACACAGCTATCAGCCGGGCTGGACGATGGTCGGCGGCGGGATCTTCACCCCGGAGTCCACTCGCCGGCCGATGTCCACGGTGATGCCCAAGGGCGTGCACTGGTATCGCGAGTCCGTGGTGGGCATCGACGCGGACGCGCATGAGGTCACGCTGGGGGATGGGCGCAAGCTTCGCTATGAGCGTTTGGTGGTGGCCATCGGGCTTGAGCTGGACTGGGCGGCCATCGAAGGCCTCGAAGAGACCCTGGGCAAGAATGGCGTCACCTCCAACTACCGCTATGATCTCGCGCCTTACACCTGGCAGCTTGTGCAGTCCCTGCGCAGCGGACGTGCGCTGTTCACCCAGCCACCGATGCCGATCAAGTGTGCCGGCGCCCCCCAGAAGGCGATGTACCTGTCCTGCGATCACTGGCAGCGTGAAGATGTGCTCGGTCAGCTGGAGGTCACCTTCCACAACGCCGGGGGCGTGATGTTCGGCGTGCCGGCCTATGTGCCTGCGCTGGAAGAGGCCGTGAAGGGCTATGGCATCGAGGTGCAGTTCCATCAGCGTCTGATCGCCGTGGATGGGGAAGCGCAGACGGCGCGTTTCGAGGTGGCGGCGGCCGAGGAAGGCGGTGAGCCGCAGATCGTCGAGCAGTCCTTCGACATGCTGCATGTGGTACCGCCCCAGAAGGCGCCGGCCTTGATCAAGGACTCGGGGCTTGCCAACGCCGCTGGCTGGCTGGAGCTTGAACCCGAGACCCTGCAGCACATCACCCATCCCGACATCTTCGGTCTGGGAGATATCAGCGGCACCTCTAACGCCAAGACCGCCGCGGCCGTGCGCAAGCAGGCGCCGGTGGTGGTGGAGAATCTGCTCGCGACCCTGGCCGGCGACTCGCTGGCGGCGGGCTATCGTGGCTATGGCTCCTGCCCGCTGACGGTGGAGAACGGACGCATCGTGCTGGCGGAATTCGGCTACGGCGGTGAGCTGCAGCCGACCTTCCCCAAGTGGCTCAATGACGGTACCCGCCCGACGCGCCTGGCCTGGCAGCTCAAGGCACGGGGCCTGCCGTTCATCTACTGGAACCTGATGCTCAAGGGCCATGAGTGGCTGGCGCGTCCGGCGTCACGCGATGTCTGA